The nucleotide window GCTGTTGCGAGTTGAACGATGGCAGACCACTTCGGTTCGTTGCGCCCCTGCTCCCAGTTCTCGATGGACCGGAGGGTGAGGTTCGCCAGTGAAGCAAGTTCCGTTTGCGACAAATTCCTCGCTTCTCTTAATTCCCGAAGTCGTTTTGCGAATTGATCTTGCACGAAAACTCCCCCAAAATGGGGATAATGGGCTTGTACTCCCCACATGTGGGGAGTATTCTTCCTACACACAGTGAACGTGCCATGTGTAGTGCTTCGTGCGTCACACTACCCGATTTTGGGGAGTTACAAAACTC belongs to Gemmata obscuriglobus and includes:
- a CDS encoding helix-turn-helix domain-containing protein, whose product is MWGVQAHYPHFGGVFVQDQFAKRLRELREARNLSQTELASLANLTLRSIENWEQGRNEPKWSAIVQLATALGVSTEEFRVREPDQQA